One segment of Vibrio mimicus DNA contains the following:
- the cysW gene encoding sulfate ABC transporter permease subunit CysW, translating into MAHSQPLRVGEKPWVKWSLIALALLLVAVLLLIPLLSIFQQAFANGIGAYFSYFNDPDTRHAIGLTLVVALLTVPINLVFGVLLSWLVTRFEFVGRKFLITLIDIPFAVSPVVAGLLYLLLYGTSGWLGEWLYERDLQIMFAWPGIVLVTVFVTCPFVARELIPLMQQQGRSDEEAAVILGASWWQLFRRVTLPNIKWALIYGVILTNARAVGEFGAVAVVSGNIRGETNTLPLHVQLLYEDYQSQAAFASASLLAFIALLTLLLKALVEWRQERLQAVEHNEQGTL; encoded by the coding sequence ATGGCACATTCTCAGCCTTTACGTGTCGGTGAAAAGCCGTGGGTGAAATGGAGTTTGATCGCATTGGCTCTGCTATTGGTGGCCGTACTGCTGCTGATCCCACTGCTGAGCATTTTCCAACAAGCGTTTGCCAACGGCATTGGCGCTTATTTTAGTTACTTTAATGACCCCGATACGCGCCACGCGATAGGGTTAACGCTGGTGGTGGCGCTACTGACAGTGCCAATCAATCTGGTGTTTGGTGTGCTGCTCTCTTGGCTAGTGACCCGCTTTGAATTTGTTGGTCGCAAGTTTTTGATCACCTTGATTGATATTCCGTTCGCTGTTTCTCCGGTGGTGGCGGGGTTACTTTACCTGCTGCTCTATGGCACCAGTGGCTGGTTGGGTGAATGGTTGTATGAGCGCGATCTGCAAATCATGTTTGCTTGGCCGGGCATTGTACTGGTGACTGTGTTTGTGACCTGTCCGTTTGTGGCGCGTGAGCTAATTCCACTTATGCAGCAGCAAGGACGTTCGGATGAAGAAGCCGCAGTGATTTTGGGCGCATCATGGTGGCAACTGTTTCGCCGAGTCACTCTGCCTAACATTAAGTGGGCGCTGATTTATGGCGTGATCCTCACCAATGCTCGCGCGGTGGGGGAGTTTGGCGCGGTAGCGGTGGTTTCAGGCAACATTCGTGGTGAAACCAATACCTTGCCTTTGCATGTACAGCTTCTGTACGAGGATTATCAGTCGCAAGCGGCCTTTGCTAGCGCTTCGCTACTGGCGTTTATCGCCCTATTAACACTATTACTGAAAGCTTTGGTCGAGTGGCGTCAAGAGCGCCTTCAGGCGGTCGAGCATAATGAGCAGGGAACCTTATGA
- the cysT gene encoding sulfate/thiosulfate ABC transporter permease CysT yields MGQTLAHSRPRQQRVLPGFALSLGVSLLFVSLILLLPATGLIMQTSNMTFSEYWQVIADPRVVASYKVTVGSALIASLFNGLFGLLLAWVLVRYTFPGKRILDALVDLPFALPTAVAGITLATLYSANGWIGSVVAELGIKVAYTPLGIIVAMAFTSIPFVVRTVQPVLEEISREEEEAGMTLGASDAAVFWKVILPSLKPALLVGTALSFTRSLGEFGAVIFIAGNMPYISEITSLMIFVRLQEFDFPAASAIASVVLLTSLLLLLMINLWQGAYLRRIHGR; encoded by the coding sequence ATGGGTCAAACGCTTGCACACTCTCGCCCGCGCCAGCAACGGGTTTTACCCGGTTTTGCGTTGAGCCTCGGTGTCTCTTTGCTGTTTGTCAGCTTGATCCTGCTGCTGCCTGCCACTGGGCTTATCATGCAGACCAGCAACATGACCTTTAGCGAGTATTGGCAAGTGATTGCCGACCCTCGTGTTGTGGCAAGTTATAAAGTGACGGTTGGCTCGGCCTTGATTGCTTCACTGTTTAATGGCTTGTTTGGTTTGCTGCTTGCTTGGGTGTTGGTGCGTTACACTTTTCCCGGCAAACGCATTCTTGATGCACTGGTCGATCTTCCTTTTGCGCTGCCCACTGCGGTTGCTGGGATTACCTTGGCAACGCTGTATTCGGCCAATGGCTGGATTGGTAGCGTAGTTGCTGAGTTAGGGATCAAGGTCGCTTATACGCCACTTGGTATTATTGTGGCGATGGCCTTTACCAGTATTCCCTTTGTGGTGCGCACGGTTCAGCCTGTGTTAGAAGAAATTTCCCGTGAAGAAGAAGAAGCGGGCATGACGTTAGGCGCATCCGACGCTGCCGTATTTTGGAAAGTGATTCTCCCTTCACTCAAACCCGCTTTATTGGTCGGAACGGCGTTGTCTTTTACGCGCAGTTTAGGGGAGTTCGGAGCGGTGATCTTTATTGCCGGCAACATGCCTTACATCAGCGAAATTACCTCGTTAATGATCTTCGTGCGTCTGCAAGAGTTTGATTTCCCAGCGGCGAGTGCGATTGCCTCGGTTGTGCTGCTGACCTCACTTTTGTTACTGCTGATGATTAACCTCTGGCAAGGCGCTTATCTGCGTCGCATTCACGGACGATAG
- the cysP gene encoding thiosulfate ABC transporter substrate-binding protein CysP, whose amino-acid sequence MNRIKSTLTALLLAGSFQASAADQTILNSSYDIARELFVAYNPVFAEHWQQKTGKTVEIKQSHAGSSAQARSILQGLAADVVTFNQVTDVQILHDKGKLIPANWQTLLPNASSPYYSTTAFLVRKGNPKNIQDWSDLVRDDVKSVFPNPKTSGNARYTYLAALGFAQKQFGQDNQAQQDEFLKKFLANVAVFDTGGRGATTSFVERGIGDVLITFESEVNNIRQQYGADDYQVVVPKTSILAEFPVAVVEKVAKRNGTYDVATEYVSYLYSEPAQRLLAQFNYRVHDAKVQAEFAERFPTVELLTVEGIAGGWEQAMKTQFANGAKLDQLLRR is encoded by the coding sequence ATGAACCGAATTAAATCGACATTAACAGCGTTACTGCTAGCAGGCTCGTTCCAAGCCTCTGCGGCCGATCAAACCATTCTCAACTCATCTTATGATATTGCTCGTGAGCTGTTTGTGGCTTACAACCCTGTGTTTGCTGAGCATTGGCAACAAAAAACAGGGAAGACGGTCGAAATTAAACAGTCGCACGCTGGATCATCGGCTCAAGCGCGTTCTATTCTGCAAGGCCTAGCGGCAGATGTGGTGACGTTTAACCAAGTGACTGATGTGCAAATTCTGCACGACAAAGGCAAGCTGATCCCAGCAAACTGGCAAACCCTGCTACCAAACGCGAGCTCGCCTTATTACTCCACCACGGCATTTTTGGTGCGCAAAGGCAACCCCAAAAACATCCAAGATTGGAGTGATTTGGTACGTGATGATGTGAAAAGTGTATTCCCGAACCCGAAAACCTCAGGTAATGCGCGTTACACCTACTTGGCAGCGCTAGGCTTTGCACAAAAACAATTTGGTCAGGATAACCAAGCGCAGCAAGATGAGTTTTTGAAGAAGTTTCTGGCTAACGTCGCGGTATTTGATACTGGCGGTCGTGGTGCAACCACATCATTCGTTGAGCGTGGGATTGGCGATGTGCTGATCACCTTTGAATCGGAAGTGAATAACATTCGTCAGCAATACGGTGCGGATGATTACCAAGTCGTGGTGCCGAAAACCTCGATTTTGGCTGAATTCCCAGTCGCGGTAGTGGAGAAAGTGGCAAAACGTAATGGGACTTATGATGTGGCGACCGAATACGTTTCATACCTGTACAGTGAACCAGCACAACGCCTGTTAGCTCAGTTCAACTACCGAGTGCACGATGCCAAGGTACAAGCTGAATTTGCTGAGCGTTTCCCTACTGTTGAGTTGCTGACCGTAGAAGGGATTGCTGGTGGTTGGGAACAAGCGATGAAAACCCAGTTTGCCAATGGGGCAAAGTTGGATCAACTGCTGCGCCGCTAA
- the cysM gene encoding cysteine synthase CysM translates to MSDFPTLEDYVGQTPLVRLQRLNAGRSTVLVKLEGNNPAGSVKDRPALNMIVQAEARGSLQPGDTIIEATSGNTGIALAMAAAIKGYKMILIMPDNATQERKDSMRAYGAELILVSKEQGMEGARDLALQMQQEGKGKVLDQFNNLDNPDAHYRSTGPEIWQQSQGKITHFVSSMGTTGTIMGVSRYLKQQNPQIQIIGLQPSEGSAIPGIRRWPQAYLPGIFDAARVDQVLDVTQTDAEQTARALAREEGICAGVSSGGAVFAALQIAQQNPGSVVVAIVCDRGDRYLSSGLFS, encoded by the coding sequence GTGTCTGATTTCCCCACTCTTGAAGATTATGTAGGTCAAACGCCCTTGGTGCGTTTACAGCGCCTCAATGCAGGCCGCTCTACGGTATTGGTAAAGCTCGAAGGCAATAATCCAGCGGGTTCCGTGAAAGATAGACCAGCCCTTAATATGATTGTGCAAGCCGAAGCGCGCGGCAGTTTGCAGCCCGGCGATACCATCATCGAAGCCACCAGTGGTAATACTGGCATAGCGTTGGCGATGGCCGCCGCCATCAAAGGCTACAAGATGATTCTGATCATGCCCGATAACGCCACTCAAGAGCGCAAGGATTCGATGCGCGCGTATGGTGCTGAGCTGATTTTGGTTAGCAAAGAACAAGGGATGGAAGGCGCACGCGATTTAGCCTTACAGATGCAGCAAGAAGGTAAAGGCAAGGTATTGGATCAATTCAATAACTTGGATAACCCTGACGCGCATTATCGCTCAACCGGGCCGGAAATCTGGCAGCAGAGCCAAGGCAAAATCACCCATTTTGTTTCAAGCATGGGCACCACAGGCACCATCATGGGCGTCTCTCGCTACCTGAAACAGCAAAATCCGCAGATCCAGATCATCGGCTTACAACCCTCGGAAGGCAGTGCGATTCCCGGTATTCGCCGTTGGCCACAAGCCTACCTCCCCGGCATTTTTGATGCTGCACGAGTCGATCAGGTACTGGACGTGACTCAAACTGACGCCGAACAGACCGCACGCGCCCTTGCGCGTGAAGAAGGAATTTGCGCTGGCGTCAGCTCTGGCGGAGCCGTGTTTGCCGCTTTGCAGATTGCCCAGCAAAATCCGGGATCCGTAGTGGTAGCGATTGTGTGCGATCGTGGCGACCGTTATCTATCCTCAGGATTATTTTCCTAA
- the mutS gene encoding DNA mismatch repair protein MutS: MMKSNASPSESLSHHTPMMQQYLRLKAENPDILLFYRMGDFYELFYDDAKRASELLDISLTKRGASAGEPIPMAGVPFHAVEGYLAKLVQMGESVAICEQIGDPATSKGPVERKVVRIVTPGTVTDEALLSERVDNLIAAIYHHNGRFGYATMDITSGRFQLSEPQTEEEMAAELQRTSPRELLFPEDFAPVHLMANRQGNRRRPIWEFELATAKQQLNQQFGTRDLVGFGVEQAQLGLCAAGCLIQYVKDTQRTALPHIRSLTWDRQDQSVILDASTRRNLELTYNLAGGTDNTLADVLDHCATPMGSRMLKRWIHQPMRDNATLNQRLDAIGELKETALYGELHPVLKQIGDIERILARLALRSARPRDLARLRHAMQQLPELHSVMSELNQPHLTELRTHAEPMDELCDLLERAIKENPPVVIRDGGVIADGYSAELDEWRDLANGATEFLERLEAEERDRHGIDTLKVGYNNVHGFYIQVSRGQSHLVPPHYVRRQTLKNAERYIIEELKQHEDKVLNSKSRALAVEKQLWEELFDLLLPHLEQLQQLAASVAQLDVLQNLAERAESLEYCRPTLVKEAGIRIIGGRHPVVEQVMNEPFIANPIELNPQRRMLIITGPNMGGKSTYMRQTALIALMAHIGSYVPAESAHVGPLDRIFTRIGASDDLASGRSTFMVEMTETANILHNATSHSLVLMDEIGRGTSTYDGLSLAWASAEWLAREIGALTLFATHYFELTELPNNLPHLANVHLDAVEHGDSIAFMHAVQEGAASKSFGLAVAGLAGVPKPVIKNARAKLQQLELLSSQPAETRKPSRVDIANQLSLIPEPSVVEQALAELDPDELTPRQALDVLYRLKKML; the protein is encoded by the coding sequence ATGATGAAATCGAACGCCTCACCGAGCGAGTCTCTTTCGCACCACACCCCGATGATGCAACAGTATTTAAGACTCAAGGCGGAAAACCCAGACATTCTGCTGTTTTATCGCATGGGGGATTTTTACGAACTGTTTTATGACGATGCCAAACGCGCCTCTGAACTACTGGACATTTCCTTAACCAAACGCGGTGCATCGGCGGGTGAACCCATTCCTATGGCGGGTGTGCCTTTCCATGCGGTGGAAGGTTATTTGGCGAAACTCGTCCAGATGGGGGAATCGGTCGCGATCTGCGAACAGATTGGCGATCCTGCCACCAGCAAAGGCCCCGTTGAGCGCAAAGTGGTGCGGATTGTGACACCGGGAACAGTGACCGATGAGGCCCTGCTCTCAGAGCGAGTCGATAACCTGATCGCGGCGATTTATCACCATAACGGCCGTTTTGGCTACGCGACCATGGATATCACCTCCGGCCGTTTTCAGCTTAGTGAGCCGCAAACCGAAGAAGAGATGGCCGCCGAGCTGCAACGCACTTCGCCTCGTGAACTCTTGTTTCCTGAAGATTTCGCACCTGTGCATTTAATGGCAAATCGCCAAGGCAACCGCCGCCGTCCGATTTGGGAGTTTGAACTCGCCACCGCGAAACAGCAGCTCAATCAACAATTTGGCACTCGTGATTTAGTCGGTTTTGGCGTTGAGCAAGCACAATTAGGCTTATGCGCGGCAGGCTGTTTGATCCAATACGTGAAAGATACTCAGCGTACGGCTCTACCGCATATCCGCTCACTGACTTGGGATCGCCAAGATCAATCGGTGATTTTGGATGCCTCGACGCGGCGCAACCTTGAGCTCACTTATAACTTGGCGGGTGGAACGGATAACACGCTCGCTGATGTACTCGACCATTGTGCGACCCCGATGGGTAGCCGCATGCTCAAACGTTGGATCCATCAACCGATGCGCGATAACGCCACACTCAATCAGCGTTTAGATGCCATTGGCGAGCTGAAAGAAACCGCTTTGTATGGGGAACTGCATCCCGTGCTCAAACAGATTGGCGATATTGAACGGATCCTCGCCCGTCTAGCGCTGCGCTCAGCGCGGCCGCGCGATTTAGCTCGCCTACGCCACGCCATGCAGCAGTTGCCAGAATTACACTCGGTCATGAGCGAGCTTAATCAACCTCACCTTACCGAACTACGCACCCATGCCGAGCCGATGGATGAATTGTGCGATTTACTCGAACGTGCGATCAAAGAAAATCCACCCGTGGTAATCCGCGATGGTGGCGTGATCGCCGATGGTTACAGTGCTGAACTCGATGAGTGGCGCGATTTGGCCAACGGGGCAACCGAATTTCTGGAACGCTTGGAAGCCGAAGAGCGTGATCGCCACGGGATCGACACCCTAAAAGTCGGCTATAACAATGTGCATGGCTTCTACATTCAGGTTAGCCGTGGTCAAAGCCACTTAGTGCCGCCACATTATGTGCGTCGTCAAACCTTAAAGAATGCCGAACGTTACATCATCGAAGAACTCAAGCAGCACGAGGATAAGGTACTCAACTCCAAATCTCGTGCTCTCGCGGTCGAGAAACAGTTGTGGGAAGAGTTGTTTGATTTGCTGCTACCGCATCTTGAGCAATTACAACAACTGGCGGCTTCCGTTGCCCAATTGGACGTACTGCAAAACCTCGCAGAACGCGCGGAAAGCTTGGAATACTGCCGCCCCACTTTGGTGAAAGAGGCAGGAATTCGTATTATTGGTGGACGTCACCCAGTGGTTGAGCAAGTGATGAATGAGCCGTTTATCGCCAACCCGATTGAGCTTAATCCACAGCGACGCATGCTGATCATCACCGGCCCCAACATGGGCGGCAAATCGACTTACATGCGCCAAACCGCGTTGATTGCACTGATGGCGCATATCGGCAGCTATGTGCCGGCGGAATCTGCGCACGTTGGTCCTTTGGATCGCATTTTTACCCGTATCGGTGCTTCGGATGATCTCGCCTCTGGCCGCTCAACCTTTATGGTTGAGATGACGGAAACCGCCAACATACTGCACAACGCCACCAGTCATAGCTTAGTATTAATGGATGAAATCGGCCGCGGCACCAGTACCTATGATGGTTTATCACTGGCTTGGGCCAGTGCGGAATGGTTAGCGCGTGAAATTGGTGCACTCACCCTCTTCGCGACTCACTACTTTGAACTGACAGAGCTACCCAACAACTTGCCACATTTAGCCAATGTCCACCTTGATGCGGTAGAGCATGGCGACAGTATTGCCTTTATGCATGCGGTACAAGAAGGGGCCGCTAGTAAATCGTTCGGTTTGGCAGTAGCAGGGCTCGCGGGGGTACCAAAACCTGTGATCAAAAATGCACGCGCCAAACTTCAGCAACTCGAGCTGTTAAGTTCACAACCTGCCGAGACTCGTAAACCTAGCCGAGTGGATATCGCCAACCAACTGAGCTTAATTCCGGAACCAAGTGTTGTTGAACAAGCATTAGCAGAGCTCGATCCCGATGAACTAACGCCACGTCAGGCACTCGATGTGTTGTATCGTTTGAAAAAAATGCTTTGA
- the rpoS gene encoding RNA polymerase sigma factor RpoS yields MSVSNTVTKVEEFDFEDEALEVLEADDELTNDEELVAVEGASDEVREEFDASAKSLDATQMYLSEIGFSPLLTAEEEVLYARRALRGDEAARKRMIESNLRLVVKISRRYSNRGLALLDLIEEGNLGLIRAVEKFDPERGFRFSTYATWWIRQTIERALMNQTRTIRLPIHVVKELNIYLRTARELSQRLDHEPTPEEIALELDRPVDDVTKMLRLNERISSVDTPIGGDGDKALLDILPDSHNADPEFSTQDDDIRESLLGWMDELNPKQKEVLARRFGLLGYEPSTLEEVGREINLTRERVRQIQVEGLRRLREILVKQGLNMEALFNVEYDIN; encoded by the coding sequence ATGAGTGTCAGCAATACCGTAACCAAAGTAGAAGAGTTCGATTTTGAAGATGAAGCACTGGAAGTGCTAGAAGCGGATGACGAGCTTACCAATGATGAAGAATTAGTTGCTGTTGAAGGGGCAAGTGATGAGGTTCGTGAAGAGTTTGATGCTTCTGCGAAAAGCCTCGATGCGACCCAGATGTATCTCAGCGAGATTGGTTTTTCACCTCTACTGACTGCCGAAGAAGAAGTGCTTTATGCTCGTCGTGCTTTACGTGGCGATGAAGCGGCGCGTAAACGCATGATTGAAAGTAACTTGCGTTTAGTCGTTAAAATTTCACGTCGTTACAGTAACCGTGGATTAGCACTGCTCGATCTGATTGAAGAAGGTAATCTGGGTTTAATTCGTGCGGTTGAAAAATTCGACCCAGAACGCGGTTTCCGTTTTTCAACTTACGCGACATGGTGGATCCGTCAAACCATCGAACGTGCGCTGATGAATCAAACGCGCACCATCCGTCTACCGATCCATGTTGTCAAAGAGCTGAACATTTATCTGCGCACTGCGCGTGAATTGTCACAACGTCTTGACCACGAACCTACGCCAGAAGAAATTGCACTTGAGCTGGATCGCCCCGTTGATGATGTGACCAAAATGCTGCGACTCAACGAGCGTATCAGCTCTGTTGATACACCGATTGGTGGCGATGGTGATAAAGCGCTCTTGGATATCCTGCCTGATTCTCACAATGCGGATCCTGAGTTTTCGACTCAAGACGATGATATTCGTGAATCACTACTGGGTTGGATGGATGAGCTCAATCCAAAACAGAAAGAGGTTCTTGCTCGTCGTTTTGGGTTGTTGGGGTATGAACCATCAACACTCGAAGAAGTCGGTCGTGAGATCAATCTAACTCGCGAACGTGTGCGTCAAATTCAAGTGGAAGGCTTACGTCGACTGCGTGAGATTCTGGTCAAACAAGGTTTGAATATGGAAGCTCTGTTTAACGTTGAATACGACATCAACTAA
- the nlpD gene encoding murein hydrolase activator NlpD, whose product MTLYSFRLVLLLLSSLLFGCVAQSPAPVSGLGKDYNAIERGSYRGSYYEVKKGDTLYFIAYLTDKDVNDLIRYNDLSAPYTIHPGQKLKLWLPNYTPPAYGGTGGVATVAAASSLGSAVGKTAAATSATQPVSKSSNAKKAQKGSNNSQNMTKKDPVKAVDQTKTKEYVEPVGKQNVNVNVVDSKPSNDKVAKWLWPTKGRVIKNFSAGDQGNKGIDIAGQRGQAVVATAEGTVVYSGNALRGYGNLIIIKHNEHYLSAYAHNDQLLAKEGQTVQAGQKIATMGSSGTNSVRLHFEIRYQGKSVNPKRYLP is encoded by the coding sequence ATGACTCTTTACTCTTTCCGTCTGGTGCTCTTGCTGCTCAGCAGCCTATTATTTGGCTGTGTTGCACAATCCCCTGCGCCAGTTTCCGGATTGGGTAAAGATTACAATGCAATTGAGCGTGGTAGTTATCGCGGAAGTTACTATGAAGTTAAAAAAGGTGACACGCTCTATTTTATTGCCTACCTCACAGATAAAGATGTAAACGATCTTATCCGTTACAACGATCTTTCCGCCCCTTATACCATTCATCCTGGGCAAAAACTGAAGTTATGGCTCCCTAACTATACACCTCCCGCTTATGGTGGTACTGGCGGTGTCGCTACGGTGGCGGCGGCTTCAAGCCTTGGTTCTGCGGTTGGCAAAACGGCAGCGGCGACCAGTGCTACGCAGCCTGTGAGTAAAAGCTCTAATGCCAAAAAAGCACAAAAAGGCTCAAACAATAGTCAAAATATGACTAAAAAAGATCCAGTTAAGGCGGTTGATCAAACAAAAACAAAGGAGTATGTTGAACCTGTCGGTAAACAAAATGTTAATGTTAATGTAGTAGATTCTAAACCTTCGAATGATAAGGTGGCGAAGTGGCTATGGCCGACAAAGGGTAGAGTCATAAAGAATTTTTCTGCGGGCGATCAAGGCAACAAAGGGATAGACATCGCTGGCCAACGTGGTCAGGCTGTCGTTGCTACTGCAGAAGGAACCGTAGTGTATTCGGGCAATGCATTACGTGGTTATGGCAACCTAATCATCATAAAACATAATGAGCACTATTTAAGTGCCTATGCCCACAATGATCAGCTGCTAGCAAAGGAAGGACAAACAGTGCAAGCAGGCCAGAAAATCGCCACCATGGGAAGTTCTGGAACCAATAGTGTACGCTTGCACTTTGAGATCCGTTATCAAGGGAAGTCAGTGAATCCTAAACGCTACTTACCTTAA
- a CDS encoding protein-L-isoaspartate(D-aspartate) O-methyltransferase, with product MANPKANRLIQFLTEQGITSQPVLTAIHALPREFFVAPAMMHQAYDNNALPIGQGQTISQPYIVAKMTELLALTPETKVLEIGTGSGYQTAVLAKLVNHVFTVERIKTLQWDAKRRLKQLDIYNVSTKHGDGWQGWSARAPFDAILVTAAAATVPQGLLEQLAEGGRMVIPVGENEQHLYRIVRQGDQFISEQIEAVRFVPLVSGDLA from the coding sequence ATGGCTAACCCAAAAGCCAACAGACTGATTCAATTTTTAACAGAGCAAGGGATTACCTCTCAACCTGTGTTGACGGCAATCCATGCACTGCCACGCGAGTTTTTCGTGGCACCCGCCATGATGCACCAAGCCTATGACAACAATGCGCTACCGATTGGTCAAGGGCAAACCATTTCACAGCCCTACATTGTGGCGAAGATGACAGAGTTGCTGGCTTTGACCCCTGAAACCAAAGTGTTGGAAATTGGTACGGGGTCTGGGTATCAAACTGCGGTTCTCGCCAAACTGGTAAACCATGTTTTTACGGTCGAGCGGATTAAGACCCTGCAATGGGATGCCAAACGACGCTTGAAGCAGCTCGATATCTACAATGTTTCAACCAAGCATGGTGATGGTTGGCAAGGTTGGTCAGCACGAGCTCCCTTTGATGCAATTTTGGTCACTGCTGCTGCGGCTACAGTGCCACAAGGTTTATTGGAGCAGCTCGCAGAAGGTGGTCGCATGGTAATTCCAGTGGGAGAAAATGAGCAGCATCTCTACAGAATTGTACGTCAAGGCGATCAATTTATTTCTGAGCAAATTGAAGCAGTCCGTTTCGTGCCTTTAGTCTCAGGAGATCTCGCCTGA
- the surE gene encoding 5'/3'-nucleotidase SurE produces MKILLSNDDGVYAQGIHALADVLRDLAEIVIVAPDRNRSGASNSLTLEHPLRVSKIADNTYSVQGTPTDCVHFALNELMKDDLPDLVLSGINHGANLGDDVLYSGTVAAAMEGHFLGVQSIAFSLTGSTHFATAVHFVRQLVEQHLANPIPTNRLLNVNIPDRPLEQIQGIEVTRLGARHHAESMIKQKDPRGHDIYWLGPPGKEQDAGLGTDFNAIERGLVSLTPLQVDLTAHESLRSMDNWLKEKVNG; encoded by the coding sequence ATGAAGATTCTGCTCAGTAACGATGATGGCGTTTACGCACAAGGCATTCATGCTTTGGCGGATGTATTACGTGATTTAGCGGAGATTGTGATTGTCGCGCCGGATCGTAACCGCAGTGGCGCTTCCAATTCACTGACCCTAGAGCATCCATTGCGTGTTTCGAAAATCGCCGACAACACCTATTCCGTACAAGGTACCCCGACCGATTGCGTGCATTTTGCACTCAACGAACTGATGAAAGATGATTTACCTGATTTGGTGCTGAGTGGGATCAATCACGGTGCCAATTTGGGTGATGATGTGCTTTATTCGGGAACGGTTGCTGCAGCGATGGAAGGGCATTTTCTTGGCGTGCAGTCGATCGCATTCTCCCTTACGGGCTCGACGCATTTTGCTACGGCGGTACACTTTGTGCGTCAACTGGTCGAGCAACATCTCGCTAACCCAATTCCAACCAATCGCTTGCTTAATGTGAATATTCCGGATCGGCCTTTAGAACAAATTCAAGGTATTGAAGTCACTCGCTTAGGTGCGCGGCATCACGCAGAAAGCATGATAAAGCAGAAAGATCCTCGTGGGCATGATATTTATTGGCTTGGCCCTCCGGGTAAAGAGCAAGATGCAGGGCTAGGAACCGACTTTAATGCTATTGAACGCGGTTTGGTGTCACTAACGCCACTGCAGGTCGACCTGACGGCACATGAGTCACTGCGCAGCATGGATAATTGGTTAAAGGAAAAGGTGAATGGCTAA
- the truD gene encoding tRNA pseudouridine(13) synthase TruD has protein sequence MTDILSPLAYLCGKPTAKAKLKALPEHFQVNEVLGYSLTGHGEHLMVRIRKTGENTSFVANELAKACGVPSRAVSWAGLKDRHAVTEQWLSVHLPNGETPDFSAFLAQYPSIEILEVTRHDKKLRPGDLQGNEFVVTLSEVSDVAAVLNRLETVAELGVPNYFGSQRFGRHGNNLSEARRWGRDNVRSRNQNQRSLYLSAARSWIFNQIVSKRIEQGCFARFIEGDIALAEQQMFNVEDDFALWDQRLQAGEAAISAALAGDNALPTSGQTLQLEQAELDAEPDLMALIRGNRMRHDRRAIALKAQNLSWQVQEDQITLRFSLDAGSFATSLVRELIEEIPVVRHYDQGNEQENRDSESED, from the coding sequence ATGACTGATATTCTCTCTCCTCTGGCTTATTTGTGCGGTAAACCGACTGCGAAGGCCAAACTCAAAGCGCTGCCAGAACACTTCCAAGTCAATGAAGTGTTGGGCTACTCCTTAACGGGACACGGCGAGCACTTGATGGTGCGTATTCGTAAGACAGGGGAAAACACCAGCTTTGTGGCCAATGAATTAGCCAAAGCCTGTGGCGTACCTTCACGCGCGGTGAGCTGGGCGGGTTTAAAAGACAGGCATGCCGTTACCGAGCAGTGGTTGAGTGTGCATCTGCCGAATGGCGAAACGCCGGATTTCTCTGCGTTTCTGGCGCAATACCCTAGCATTGAAATTCTTGAGGTGACTCGCCACGACAAAAAGCTTCGTCCGGGTGATTTGCAAGGCAATGAATTTGTCGTCACCCTATCGGAAGTAAGCGATGTTGCAGCGGTATTAAACCGTTTAGAAACGGTTGCTGAATTGGGCGTTCCCAATTACTTTGGTAGTCAGCGTTTTGGTCGTCATGGCAATAACCTCAGTGAGGCTCGCCGTTGGGGGCGTGACAATGTCCGTTCGCGCAATCAGAATCAACGCAGTTTGTATCTTTCAGCCGCTCGTTCATGGATTTTCAATCAGATTGTCTCTAAGCGGATTGAGCAAGGCTGTTTTGCTCGCTTTATCGAAGGTGACATTGCTTTAGCCGAGCAGCAAATGTTCAACGTGGAAGATGATTTCGCTCTTTGGGATCAGCGCTTGCAAGCTGGAGAAGCGGCGATTTCTGCGGCTTTGGCGGGCGATAATGCGCTGCCGACTTCCGGCCAAACCTTGCAACTTGAACAAGCTGAACTCGATGCCGAGCCCGATTTAATGGCCTTGATCCGTGGTAACCGTATGCGCCATGATCGTCGTGCCATTGCTCTCAAGGCACAAAACTTAAGCTGGCAAGTACAAGAGGATCAAATCACACTGCGCTTCTCACTCGATGCAGGCAGTTTTGCGACTTCCTTGGTGCGTGAATTGATTGAAGAGATCCCTGTAGTGCGTCATTACGATCAAGGTAATGAGCAAGAAAACCGCGATTCTGAGAGTGAAGATTAA